From Mycolicibacterium nivoides, a single genomic window includes:
- the mycP gene encoding type VII secretion-associated serine protease mycosin, which translates to MNRLLAPMVSAVAAMSLVATSTLWGAPTAWAIEPPSVDPGALPPDGPPGPPEPMRQGAYCTRVATLPDTDYRVQPRYMDMLNLPEAWRWGRGAGVKVAVIDTGVSPHPRLPNLIGGGDYVMEGGDGLSDCDAHGTWVASLIAAAPMDGKTPLPPPRQPRRPDTVPTSEAPPPPPPPQTVIVQVPSPPPPPPPAPAGPPPPGEPGIAPSAWQPTGTTLRVQAVSNRFNIPQEPVDDIEVPAEPAPPPPPPLPPADGFSGVAPDVELISIRQSSKAFSPKDAFSGDQDPATRKKAGDIQTMARAVRHAADMGAQVINISAVSCMNALNVIDQGALGAALRYAAVEKNAVIVAAAGNTGSGGNTDCEQNPQYNPMTPDDPRNWGQVKTVVTPAWFDQYVLTVGAVDSAGNPLTDLSVAGPWVGLAAPGTDVVSLSPRDDGLINATEGRDNAMVAPAGTSFSAAIVSGVAALVRAKFPELTAHQVINRLISTARPPARGVDNQVGHGIVDPVAALTWDLKDPGARVGPERLSSPLFIPPAPPPRNMTPVWVALGGIGGVLALCVITVGLTAMRSRRVR; encoded by the coding sequence ATGAACCGCCTTCTGGCGCCGATGGTTTCAGCCGTCGCCGCGATGAGTTTGGTGGCCACCTCCACGCTGTGGGGTGCGCCGACCGCCTGGGCGATCGAACCGCCCAGCGTCGACCCGGGCGCGTTGCCGCCTGACGGTCCGCCCGGGCCGCCAGAACCGATGCGCCAGGGCGCCTACTGCACCCGTGTGGCCACGCTTCCCGACACCGACTACAGGGTGCAGCCGCGTTACATGGACATGCTCAATCTGCCCGAGGCGTGGCGGTGGGGGCGCGGCGCCGGCGTCAAGGTCGCCGTGATCGACACCGGCGTCAGCCCACATCCTCGCCTGCCCAACCTCATCGGCGGGGGCGACTACGTCATGGAGGGCGGTGACGGTCTGTCGGACTGCGATGCGCACGGCACGTGGGTGGCATCGCTGATCGCCGCGGCACCGATGGACGGCAAGACCCCCTTGCCGCCGCCGCGCCAGCCCCGCCGGCCGGACACGGTTCCGACGAGCGAAGCGCCGCCGCCGCCACCGCCGCCGCAAACGGTGATCGTGCAAGTCCCATCACCACCACCTCCGCCGCCGCCGGCGCCTGCTGGCCCGCCCCCGCCAGGGGAACCGGGTATCGCGCCGTCTGCCTGGCAGCCGACAGGCACGACCCTGCGGGTGCAAGCGGTGAGCAACCGATTCAACATCCCGCAAGAACCGGTCGACGATATCGAGGTGCCGGCCGAGCCAGCCCCGCCGCCGCCACCACCACTGCCGCCGGCCGACGGATTCTCCGGTGTGGCACCGGATGTGGAGCTCATCTCGATCCGGCAGTCCTCAAAAGCGTTCAGCCCCAAGGATGCATTCAGCGGCGATCAGGATCCGGCCACGCGGAAGAAGGCCGGCGACATCCAGACGATGGCTCGCGCGGTCCGTCACGCCGCGGACATGGGCGCCCAGGTGATCAACATCAGTGCGGTGTCGTGCATGAACGCGTTGAATGTGATCGACCAGGGTGCGCTGGGTGCCGCCCTGCGCTACGCCGCGGTGGAGAAGAACGCGGTGATTGTGGCCGCTGCCGGCAATACCGGGTCGGGTGGCAACACTGACTGCGAGCAGAACCCGCAGTACAACCCGATGACACCGGATGATCCGCGCAACTGGGGCCAGGTCAAGACCGTGGTGACGCCGGCGTGGTTCGACCAGTACGTCCTGACGGTCGGGGCGGTGGACTCCGCGGGCAATCCGTTGACCGATCTCAGCGTCGCGGGCCCGTGGGTGGGTCTCGCCGCTCCCGGCACCGACGTTGTCAGCCTCTCGCCCCGCGACGACGGGCTGATCAACGCCACGGAAGGCCGCGACAACGCCATGGTGGCGCCGGCCGGCACGTCGTTCTCCGCGGCGATCGTGTCCGGTGTCGCGGCGCTGGTGCGAGCCAAATTCCCGGAGCTCACAGCTCATCAGGTGATCAATCGGCTCATCAGTACGGCTCGGCCGCCGGCCCGCGGCGTCGACAACCAGGTCGGTCACGGCATCGTCGATCCGGTCGCCGCACTGACGTGGGACTTGAAGGATCCGGGCGCTCGCGTTGGGCCGGAACGTCTTTCGTCGCCACTGTTCATCCCGCCTGCTCCGCCACCGCGGAACATGACACCGGTGTGGGTCGCTCTCGGCGGGATCGGTGGCGTGCTCGCACTGTGCGTGATCACTGTGGGGTTGACCGCGATGCGATCGAGGAGGGTCCGATGA
- the eccE gene encoding type VII secretion protein EccE: MKPMFALGVRASWARLAVAFLAAVVVLAGVSSTLAGPAAVWVSIGVAVVVVAAVLLTWRHEHVLTLVGRLLRRRPATGLLAVTEAADHTTQWPPTSAAVRAHGAELIAVVAVDGRSHTPSVLDHNRVQSPASLPIAVVAEALRQFDVTLSGIDVLSVGRRRAPNQHHPYAATYSRKVGDHGAMGSRRTVCVLRMNSHDNVDAVRCRESVAATLTACAQRLAAELTAQHCPARVVDAAELADIDTVLGSGIGEPSRPGWTGLHHDGGSVTAYWVSPQDISSETLDRVWVSDCDYTATALQLRPGPDQSTEVGLLVRYATGGPLREPPILGLNPLSGRHDLGVRASVADAPTPRLRVPHRLLRAGEDLRAPIGSTGVIIGSTMSGHLLLVSLANAVPASTASVTVASEVAQMLQLAMSHAAIGYQVLVRSSRPDMWRDATGAGLHVVPGLPPKLPNNGDGVMVIYDDPRSSAGSSAARAAAGPRAAITVRLVPARTASVADVHLEQDSENTCVLRTAEFTHRLNSDLSTERNLIRTQKRGRVA; this comes from the coding sequence ATGAAGCCGATGTTCGCACTCGGTGTGCGGGCGAGCTGGGCGCGGCTGGCCGTGGCGTTCCTCGCCGCTGTAGTGGTTCTGGCAGGGGTCTCCTCGACCCTGGCCGGTCCGGCCGCGGTGTGGGTGTCGATCGGGGTCGCCGTGGTGGTGGTCGCCGCTGTCCTGCTGACGTGGCGTCACGAGCATGTGTTGACCCTGGTCGGTCGTCTCCTGCGGCGACGGCCGGCGACGGGGTTGCTGGCGGTGACTGAGGCCGCTGATCACACGACGCAGTGGCCTCCGACGTCGGCGGCGGTGCGTGCCCACGGCGCAGAGCTGATCGCGGTGGTTGCGGTGGACGGGCGCTCACACACTCCGTCGGTGCTTGACCACAACCGCGTGCAATCACCGGCCAGTCTGCCGATCGCGGTTGTCGCCGAGGCCCTGCGGCAGTTCGATGTGACGCTGTCGGGGATTGACGTGCTCAGCGTCGGTCGGCGCCGGGCACCCAACCAGCACCACCCCTATGCGGCGACCTACTCGAGGAAGGTGGGCGATCACGGTGCGATGGGCAGTCGCCGCACCGTCTGCGTGCTGCGGATGAACAGCCATGACAACGTCGACGCGGTCCGGTGCCGAGAATCTGTGGCCGCCACGTTGACTGCATGTGCGCAGCGGTTAGCGGCCGAGCTGACCGCTCAGCACTGCCCTGCCCGGGTGGTCGATGCCGCCGAGCTCGCCGACATCGACACCGTATTGGGCTCCGGCATTGGCGAACCGTCGCGCCCGGGCTGGACGGGCCTGCATCATGATGGCGGCTCCGTCACTGCGTATTGGGTGTCCCCGCAGGACATTTCGAGCGAGACGCTCGACCGGGTCTGGGTTTCCGACTGCGACTACACCGCCACCGCCCTGCAGCTGCGGCCCGGACCGGACCAGTCCACCGAGGTCGGGCTGTTGGTGCGCTACGCCACCGGAGGTCCGCTACGCGAACCACCCATCCTTGGCCTCAACCCTCTGTCGGGGCGGCATGACCTGGGTGTGCGCGCCAGCGTGGCCGACGCGCCCACACCGCGTCTGAGAGTTCCCCATCGGCTCCTGCGCGCCGGCGAGGATCTGCGGGCACCTATCGGCTCGACGGGCGTCATCATCGGTTCCACCATGAGCGGGCACCTGCTGCTGGTCAGCCTCGCCAACGCGGTACCCGCATCAACGGCCAGCGTCACGGTGGCCAGTGAAGTCGCCCAGATGCTGCAACTGGCGATGAGCCACGCGGCGATCGGCTACCAGGTATTGGTGCGTTCGTCGCGACCGGACATGTGGCGCGATGCCACCGGCGCAGGTTTGCATGTCGTTCCCGGCCTGCCACCGAAACTGCCCAACAACGGCGACGGGGTGATGGTGATCTACGACGATCCGCGCTCCTCGGCAGGATCCAGCGCGGCCCGCGCTGCCGCCGGCCCGCGCGCTGCCATCACGGTACGGTTGGTGCCGGCGCGGACCGCCAGCGTCGCTGACGTTCACCTGGAACAGGACTCGGAAAATACGTGCGTCCTGCGCACCGCTGAGTTCACTCACCGGTTGAACTCCGACCTGAGCACCGAGCGGAATCTGATCCGGACACAGAAGCGGGGGCGGGTGGCCTGA